Proteins from one Phaenicophaeus curvirostris isolate KB17595 chromosome 18, BPBGC_Pcur_1.0, whole genome shotgun sequence genomic window:
- the DLGAP4 gene encoding disks large-associated protein 4 isoform X5: MALCLELLRQCSSCLVAYKKTPPPVPPRTTSKPFISVTVQSSTESAQDTYLDSQDHKSEVTSQSGLSNSSDSLDSTRTPSVTRGSVVTPARDTPELPQKNATLKSDKGTLTSEEPKVENIPKRKLSSIGIQVDCLQPVAKEEPPPPVTKFQSIGVQVEDEWRNSHSRSMSSKQDTDSDTQEPNNSSCKSSERSLAECPQHNNSTGVDATTRQPAKPSQIKRNLSYGENNDPALEPSSLPPPDPWLETSSTSPSEPTQPGACRRDGYWFLKLLQAETERLEGWCRQMDQETKENNLSEEVLGKVLSAVGSAQLLMSQKFQQFHGLCEQNLNPNSNPRPTAQDLAGFWDLLQLSIEDISMKFDELYHLKANSWQLAETPERKEEKKPPPPVPKKPAKSKSQLNRDKASDSDKQRQEARKRLMAAKRAASVRQNSATESADSIEIYVPEAQTRL, encoded by the exons GTTCATCATGCCTAGTGGCATATAAAAAGACTCCACCTCCTGTTCCACCTCGGACCACATCCAAGCCGTTCATCTCTGTCACTGTGCAGAGCAGCACTGAATCGGCGCAGGACACCTACCTGGACAGCCAAGACCACAAGAGTGAGGTGACCAGCCAGTCGGGACTCAGCAATTCCTCAGACAGCTTGGACAGCACCAGGACACCCAGCGTGACAAGAGGAAGCGTCGTGACTCCAGCCAGAGACACTCCAGAGTTACCCCAGAAAAATGCAACTTTGAAAAGCGACAAAGGGACTCTGACGAGCGAAGAGCCGAAAGTGGAGAATATCCCCAAACGGAAGCTGTCGTCAATAGGAATACAA GTTGACTGCCTTCAGCCGGTGGCAAAAGAGGAGCCTCCTCCACCAGTCACCAAATTCCAGTCCATCGGGGTACAGGTAGAGGACGAGTGGCG AAACAGCCACTCTCGCAGCATGTCCTCCAAACAGGACACAGACTCTGACACACAGGAACCCAATAACTCTAGCTGTAAATCATCTGAGAGAAGCCTCGCTGAGTGCCCCCAACACAACAACTCCACTGGGGTTGATGCCACTACCAGGCAACCAGCCAAGCCCTCACAGATTAAAAGAAACCTCTCCTATGGAGAAAACAATGACCCAGCCCTGGaaccttcctctctccctcctcccgaCCCCTGGCTCGAGACGTCCTCCACCTCGCCGTCAGAGCCCACGCAGCCAGGAGCCTGCCGGCGGGACGGGTACTGGtttctgaagctgctgcagGCGGAAACAGAGCGGTTAGAAGGCTGGTGCCGCCAGATGGACCAGGAGACCAAAGAGAACAATCTCTCTGAAGAAG TCTTAGGAAAAGTCCTGAGTGCAGTGGGCAGCGCACAGTTACTAATGTCACAGAAGTTCCAGCAATTCCATGGCCTCTGTGAACAGAACTTG AACCCTAATTCCAATCCCAGACCCACAGCCCAGGACCTCGCTGGGTTTTGGGACCTCCTGCAGTTGTCTATTGAAGACATCAGCATGAAATTCGATGAGCTGTACCACCTGAAAGCAAATAGCTGGCAATTGGCAGAGACACCGGAGAGAAAG gaagagaagaaaccaCCCCCTCCCGTGCCAAAGAAGCCAGCCAAGTCCAAATCCCAGCTGAACCGGGACAAAGCCTCTGATTCAGACAAGCAGCGCCAGGAGGCTCGCAAGCGTCTCATGGCAGCCAAGCGGGCGGCCTCCGTCCGGCAGAACTCGGCCACGGAGAGCGCGGATAGCATCGAGATCTACGTACCCGAGGCACAGACCCGCCTTTGA